In Amia ocellicauda isolate fAmiCal2 chromosome 7, fAmiCal2.hap1, whole genome shotgun sequence, one genomic interval encodes:
- the LOC136752681 gene encoding tubulin alpha-1B chain, with protein MRECISIHVGQAGVQIGNACWELYCLEHGIQPDGQMPSDKTIGGGDDSFNTFFSETGAGKHVPRAVFVDLEPTVIDEVRTGTYRQLFHPEQLITGKEDAANNYARGHYTIGKEIIDLVLDRIRKLADQCTGLQGFLVFHSFGGGTGSGFTSLLMERLSVDYGKKSKLEFSIYPAPQVSTAVVEPYNSILTTHTTLEHSDCAFMVDNEAIYDICRRNLDIERPTYTNLNRLISQIVSSITASLRFDGALNVDLTEFQTNLVPYPRIHFPLATYAPVISAEKAYHEQLSVAEITNACFEPANQMVKCDPRHGKYMACCLLYRGDVVPKDVNAAIATIKTKRSIQFVDWCPTGFKVGINYQPPTVVPGGDLAKVQRAVCMLSNTTAIAEAWARLDHKFDLMYAKRAFVHWYVGEGMEEGEFSEAREDMAALEKDYEEVGVDSVEGEGEEEGEEY; from the exons ATG CGTGAGTGCATCTCCATCCACGTTGGCCAGGCTGGTGTCCAGATTGGCAATGCCTGCTGGGAGCTCTATTGCCTGGAGCACGGTATCCAGCCTGATGGCCAGATGCCCAGCGATAAGACCATTGGAGGAGGGGATGACTCCTTCAACACCTTCTTCAGTGAGACTGGAGCGGGCAAGCACGTGCCCAGAGCTGTCTTTGTAGATCTGGAGCCCACAGTCATTG ATGAGGTGCGCACTGGGACCTACCGCCAGCTGTTCCACCCTGAGCAGCTCATCACTGGCAAGGAGGATGCCGCCAACAACTACGCCCGGGGGCACTACACCATTGGCAAAGAGATCATCGACCTGGTGCTGGACAGGATCCGCAAACTG GCTGACCAGTGCACAGGTCTCCAGGGCTTCTTGGTCTTCCACAGCTTTGGAGGTGGTACCGGTTCTGGTTTCACCTCCCTGCTGATGGAACGCCTGTCCGTTGACTATGGCAAAAAGTCCAAGCTGGAGTTCTCCATCTACCCAGCTCCCCAGGTGTCCACAGCTGTGGTGGAGCCCTACAACTccatcctgaccacccacaccaCCCTGGAGCACTCTGACTGTGCCTTCATGGTCGACAACGAGGCCATCTATGACATCTGCCGCAGAAACCTTGACATTGAGCGCCCCACCTACACCAACCTCAACAGGCTCATCAGCCAGATTGTGTCCTCCATCACTGCATCCCTCCGATTCGATGGTGCCCTAAATGTTGATCTGACCGAGTTCCAGACCAACTTGGTGCCCTACCCCCGTATCCACTTCCCTCTGGCCACCTACGCCCCAGTGATCTCTGCCGAGAAAGCTTACCATGAGCAGCTTTCTGTGGCAGAGATCACCAATGCCTGCTTTGAGCCGGCCAATCAGATGGTCAAATGCGACCCCCGTCACGGCAAGTACATGGCCTGTTGCCTGCTGTACCGTGGTGACGTGGTGCCCAAAGACGTCAATGCCGCTATTGCCACCATCAAGACCAAGCGCAGCATCCAGTTTGTGGACTGGTGCCCTACTGGTTTCAAGGTTGGCATCAATTACCAGCCTCCCACTGTGGTCCCCGGCGGAGACCTGGCCAAGGTCCAGAGGGCAGTGTGCATGCTGAGCAACACCACTGCCATTGCTGAGGCCTGGGCGCGTCTGGACCACAAGTTTGACCTGATGTACGCCAAGCGTGCATTTGTGCACTGGTATGTGGGGGAGGGGATGGAGGAGGGCGAGTTCTCTGAGGCCAGAGAAGACATGGCGGCCCTGGAGAAGGACTACGAAGAGGTGGGCGTCGACTCCgttgagggagagggagaggaggaagggGAGGAGTATTAA
- the LOC136752680 gene encoding tubulin alpha-1C chain gives MRECISIHVGQAGVQIGNACWELYCLEHGIQPDGQMPSDKTIGGGDDSFNTFFSETGAGKHVPRAVFVDLEPTVIDEVRTGTYRQLFHPEQLITGKEDAANNYARGHYTIGKEIIDLVLDRIRKLADQCTGLQGFLVFHSFGGGTGSGFTSLLMERLSVDYGKKSKLEFSIYPAPQVSTAVVEPYNSILTTHTTLEHSDCAFMVDNEAIYDICRRNLDIERPTYTNLNRLISQIVSSITASLRFDGALNVDLTEFQTNLVPYPRIHFPLATYAPVISAEKAYHEQLTVAEITNACFEPANQMVKCDPRHGKYMACCLLYRGDVVPKDVNAAIATIKTKRSIQFVDWCPTGFKVGINYQPPTVVPGGDLAKVQRAVCMLSNTTAVAEAWARLDHKFDLMYAKRAFVHWYVGEGMEEGEFSEAREDMAALEKDYEEVGADSVEGEDEGEEY, from the exons ATG cgTGAGTGCATCTCCATCCACGTTGGCCAGGCTGGTGTCCAGATTGGCAATGCCTGCTGGGAGCTCTATTGCCTGGAGCACGGGATCCAGCCTGATGGCCAGATGCCCAGCGACAAGACCATTGGAGGAGGGGATGACTCCTTCAACACCTTCTTCAGTGAGACTGGAGCGGGCAAGCACGTGCCCAGAGCTGTCTTTGTAGATCTGGAGCCCACAGTCATTG ATGAGGTGCGCACTGGGACCTACCGCCAGCTGTTCCACCCTGAGCAGCTCATCACTGGCAAGGAGGATGCTGCCAACAATTACGCCCGGGGGCACTACACTATTGGCAAAGAGATCATCGACCTGGTGCTGGACAGGATCCGCAAACTG GCTGACCAGTGCACAGGTCTCCAGGGCTTCTTGGTCTTCCACAGCTTTGGAGGTGGTACCGGTTCTGGTTTCACCTCCCTGCTGATGGAACGCTTGTCAGTTGACTATGGCAAAAAGTCCAAGCTGGAGTTCTCCATCTACCCAGCTCCCCAGGTGTCCACAGCTGTGGTGGAGCCCTACAACTccatcctgaccacccacaccaCCCTGGAGCACTCTGACTGTGCCTTCATGGTCGACAACGAGGCCATCTATGACATCTGCCGCAGAAACCTTGATATTGAACGCCCCACCTACACTAACCTCAACAGGCTCATCAGCCAGATTGTGTCCTCCATCACTGCATCCCTCCGATTCGATGGTGCCCTAAATGTTGATCTGACCGAGTTCCAGACCAACTTGGTGCCCTACCCCCGTATCCACTTCCCTCTGGCCACCTACGCCCCAGTGATCTCTGCCGAGAAAGCTTACCATGAGCAGTTGACCGTAGCCGAGATCACCAATGCCTGCTTTGAGCCGGCTAACCAGATGGTCAAATGCGACCCCCGTCACGGCAAGTACATGGCCTGCTGCCTGCTGTACCGTGGTGACGTGGTGCCCAAAGACGTCAATGCCGCCATTGCCACCATCAAGACCAAGCGCAGCATCCAGTTTGTAGACTGGTGCCCTACTGGTTTTAAGGTTGGCATCAATTACCAACCTCCCACTGTGGTCCCTGGCGGAGACCTGGCCAAGGTCCAGAGGGCAGTGTGCATGCTAAGCAACACCACTGCTGTAGCTGAGGCCTGGGCCCGTCTGGACCACAAGTTTGACCTGATGTACGCCAAGCGTGCATTTGTGCACTGGTATGTGGGGGAGGGGATGGAGGAGGGCGAGTTCTCTGAGGCCAGAGAAGACATGGCAGCCCTGGAGAAGGACTACGAGGAAGTTGGAGCCGATAGTGTAGAGGGGGAGGATGAGGGAGAAGAATACTAA
- the LOC136752682 gene encoding tubulin alpha-1A chain has product MRECISIHVGQAGVQIGNACWELYCLEHGIQPDGQMPSDKTIGGGDDSFNTFFSETGAGKHVPRAVFVDLEPTVIDEVRTGTYRQLFHPEQLITGKEDAANNYARGHYTIGKEIIDLVLDRIRKLADQCTGLQGFLVFHSFGGGTGSGFTSLLMERLSVDYGKKSKLEFSIYPAPQVSTAVVEPYNSILTTHTTLEHSDCAFMVDNEAIYDICRRNLDIERPTYTNLNRLIGQIVSSITASLRFDGALNVDLTEFQTNLVPYPRIHFPLATYAPVISAEKAYHEQLSVAEITNACFEPANQMVKCDPRHGKYMACCLLYRGDVVPKDVNAAIATIKTKRTIQFVDWCPTGFKVGINYQPPTVVPGGDLAKVQRAVCMLSNTTAIAEAWARLDHKFDLMYAKRAFVHWYVGEGMEEGEFSEAREDMAALEKDYEEVGVDSVEGEGEEEGEEY; this is encoded by the exons ATG cgTGAGTGCATCTCCATCCACGTTGGCCAGGCTGGTGTCCAGATTGGCAATGCCTGCTGGGAGCTCTATTGCCTGGAGCACGGGATCCAGCCTGATGGCCAGATGCCCAGCGACAAGACCATTGGAGGAGGTGACGACTCCTTCAACACCTTCTTCAGTGAGACCGGAGCGGGCAAGCACGTGCCCAGAGCTGTCTTTGTAGATCTGGAGCCCACAGTCATTG ATGAGGTGCGCACTGGGACCTACCGCCAGCTGTTCCACCCTGAGCAGCTCATCACTGGCAAGGAGGATGCTGCCAACAATTACGCCCGGGGGCACTACACCATTGGCAAAGAGATCATCGACCTGGTGCTGGACAGGATCCGCAAACTG GCTGACCAGTGCACAGGTCTCCAGGGCTTCTTGGTCTTCCACAGCTTTGGAGGTGGTACCGGTTCTGGTTTCACCTCCCTGCTGATGGAACGCCTGTCCGTTGACTATGGCAAAAAGTCCAAGCTGGAGTTCTCCATCTACCCAGCTCCCCAGGTGTCCACAGCTGTGGTGGAGCCCTACAACTccatcctgaccacccacaccaCCCTGGAGCACTCTGACTGTGCCTTCATGGTCGACAACGAGGCCATCTATGACATCTGCCGCAGAAACCTTGATATTGAGCGCCCTACCTACACCAACCTCAATAGGCTAATTGGCCAAATTGTGTCCTCCATCACTGCATCCCTCCGATTTGATGGTGCCCTAAATGTTGATCTGACCGAGTTCCAGACCAACTTGGTGCCCTACCCCCGTATCCACTTCCCTCTGGCCACCTACGCCCCAGTGATCTCTGCCGAGAAAGCTTACCATGAGCAGCTTTCTGTGGCAGAGATCACCAATGCCTGCTTTGAGCCGGCCAATCAGATGGTCAAATGCGACCCCCGTCACGGCAAGTACATGGCCTGTTGCCTGCTGTACCGTGGTGATGTGGTGCCCAAAGACGTCAATGCCGCCATTGCCACCATCAAGACCAAGCGCACCATCCAGTTTGTGGACTGGTGTCCTACTGGTTTCAAGGTTGGCATCAATTACCAGCCTCCCACTGTGGTCCCCGGCGGAGACCTGGCCAAGGTCCAGAGGGCAGTGTGCATGCTGAGCAACACCACTGCCATTGCTGAGGCCTGGGCGCGTCTGGACCACAAGTTTGACCTGATGTACGCCAAGCGTGCATTTGTGCACTGGTATGTGGGGGAGGGGATGGAGGAGGGCGAGTTCTCTGAGGCCAGAGAAGACATGGCGGCCCTGGAGAAGGACTACGAAGAGGTGGGCGTCGACTCCgttgagggagagggagaggaggagggagaggagtaCTAA